The DNA window TTACCGCCAAGTGTTTCACTTATAACATCCGCTGCTTTTAAAGCAGTTCCACTTGGAGCGTCTTTTTTATTATTGTGATGTGCTTCAAGTACCTCAACATCATAATCGGACAAATACCTGGACATCTCCTTTATCATCTTAAAAAATACATTTACACCTACTGAATAATTGGGCGCTATGACTGCAGAGTTGTTATTTTTCATGATAAACTGCTCAATGGTATTCCTCTGCTCTTCAGTAAAACCTGTGGTACCAATAACCAGATTAACACCATTTTCAGATGCAGCAGTCACATTCTGAACAGTGGCATCAGGAGCTGTAAAATCAATCATAACATCAGTATTTGTATCAGCAAGTATCTCTCCCATGTTTTCAGGATCTGATATGGGCACACCCACTGTTCCTACTCCTGATAATTCTCCTGCATCATTCCCGATATTGAATATATCAAAAGCAGCTGATAATTCAAAATCATCAGAATTTACAATATTATCAATTAACATCTTTCCCATACGTCCATAAGCACCAGACACTGCTGCTTTTATCATTTAAGACACCCCAGAGTTTTGAGAGCATCTGTCAAAATATGCTCGTTATCATTACTAAGCTGTGCAAGTGGTAAACGAAGGTGCCCACCGGCAAGTCCTACCAGTTCAGCGGCACGTTTAACTGGTATTGGATTGGTTTCTGTAAACATTGCACGTATAACCGGAGCAATCTCATAATGAACCTGTCTTGCGGTTTTGATATCATTTTCCCGAGCTGCATTGACAAGTTTTACCATTTTATCAGGTATGATATTGGCAGTAACTGAAATTACCCCTTCTCCACCTATCGACAGGATTGGAAGTGTTAATGGGTCTTCTCCGGAAATTACAGTAAAATTTTCATCAGCTGTATTTTCAATCATATGTGACATTTTAGCAAGGTCACCGCATGCGTCTTTAATTGCCACAATGTTGTCCACTTTTGAAAGTTCTTGTATAACTTCCAGAGGCATATCCTGTCCTGTTCGTGATGGTACATTATACAGTATTATAGGAATATTCACATTTTCTGCTACTGTCTTGAAATGATTTATAAGACCAGCATTATTGGGTTTGTTGTAATATGGCGAAATTAAAAGCGCTCCATCTGCTCCTGCATCTTCTGCAAATCTTGTAAGTTCCAATGCTTCTGCTGTGTTATTGGAGCCAGTACCAGCAACAACCGGTACATTTGCACATTCAACTGCTATGTCTATCAGTTCTTTATGCTCTGATGTTGACAGTGTCGCGGATTCACCTGTAGTTCCACAGGCAACTACACCCGACACACCACCCTTTTCAACATAACTGATATTGTCCTTGAACCCCTGTATATTAACAGAATCATCTTCATTAAAAGGAGTGATAAGAGCCGGCATGACACCTTCAAACATAGTATCACTACTTAAACCTTTATTCAGTAATAGTAGTTTTAAGTGACATGCGTCGGGTGATATAACCAGCCACACGGTTTCTGATGACCTTGCTTTTGATTGTACTGTATTTTGTTACAAGGTGCTTATTCTTTTCAAAGTCTTTTGAGAATACATTTTGGTAGTTGTTAATTAAACGTTCTGATATGTTTTTGATGTTGGTCTGTCTTATATTTCCCATATATATCTCTCCTTGCTGTTTATAAAATAATTTTTTACGGGTTTTTCAAATCTTGCCGTATTGGTAACCATTATTTGCATTTATACCTTTTGGATAAATCGAATTATTGATTATCGATGTCGGTTTTTCCCAGGAACCTATCCAAAGTACCTGCATTCTGAAATACCTTTTCCCTTACTCCTTTACGGTTTATAAAAAGACCTATTAGAACAAGTAAAAGACCAATACTTGGATTTGCCAGTGTCAATATCGCTCCAAGCAGTGTAGCAAACATTGCTGCAATACCTTTCATTGCACCTTTTCTGTAGGATTGATACCTTGTTCTTTTATATATACGAATATCACGCAGTGTGAGAAAAAGTACTACGATATAGGCGGTTATTGCTATTAGCAGGTACATCATTTAATTATTATCCTCTGGATTTGTATCGTTTTAACTTACACTATATGGGATTTAAATATTTTTGTTTGAAAGAATAATAAAAAATATCTATTAACGATTTTAATTGTCAGATGATGGATGATACATCAAACGGTATTAAATTCCACATAGATATGGACAGTTTTTATTCTTCTGTGGAAGTTAGAGAAAACCCCGAACTTCAAGGGTTTCCTGTAATTGTTGGTTCCGATCCAAAAAACGGCACAGGCAGAGGAGTTGTAAGTACATGTTCGTACGAGGCAAGAAAATACGGAATCAGTTCAGCAATGCCTGTATCAAAAGCCTACAGACTATGCCCCCATGCTGTATTCCTCCCTGTTAACATGGAACTCTATAAACAGGTATCATCCAGAGTTATGAATATAATCAAAAAATTTTCTGATAAATTCGAACAGGTTAGCGTTGATGAAGCATATCTTGAAATTGGAAAAACGGTTGGAAACTACGAGGACGCTGTTAGATATGCGCAACAGATAAAAGATAAAATCTACAATTATGAAAAACTTACCTGCTCCATTGGCATCGCCCCCAACAAAACAATAGCAAAAATAGCCTCTGATTTCAAAAAACCTGACGGTTTAACCGCTATTAAACCTGAAGAAGTTGAAAACTTTCTATCACCACTTCCGGTTTCCAAGATACCGGGTGTTGGTAAAAAGACAAATGAAGCACTGGATAATCTGGGTGTAAAAACCATCGGGGATCTTAAAAATTTTGACGTTCAGGTACTGATAGGAAAGTTTGGTAAATCCGGTCTTCGTATGTATCAAATTGCAAAAGGAATCGACAACAGAGAAGTAGAGGAGCAAACTGAAGTAAAATCTATAAGTAAAGAAGATACTTTCGATGAGGACATCGCCGACCCTATAACCGCTGAGGAAATTATCGATATACTCAGTGATGAGGTTCACAATTCACTTGTTAAAAAGAAATATCTGTTCAAAACAGTAACCCTGAAATTGAGATTGGATGACTTTACAACATGTACAAGGTCAAAGACATTTGTATCGTATCGCTCAGAAGCAGGTGTTATTAAAAAAGAAAGCAAGGAATTGATGAATCAGTTTATAAAAAACAACGGAAATTGCAAATTCCGTTTACTTGGTGTTGAGGTCTCAAAGCTTTTCAAAATAAAAGACGGGCAGACCATGATTACTGACTTTTTATAATCGAGTTAAATGGTTATCGTACTTGTACCCAAAAATCCGAGCAGGTATAGGATAATAATCAGAAACGGTTGATGGATGAGATATATAAAAAGAGAATATCTTCCCATCAAACAAAACATATTTATTGGATATTTGCGGGACAAGTCCATAATACTAAATTTTCGGGTGTAGTTGGGGTATAGGAGGTTTCCTGTAAATATACCTATAAGTATCACACCAAACCATGGGAAAATCGGGAAATAATCAAATGTATAAAATCCTTCAGGCACAAAACCAAGCCACAAAAACCACGGAAAATCAACACTGAATGTCTGCAGATACGAACCCAGTAAAATAAATAAAAGCCCAAGAACAAGATTCATAGATTTAAAACGCAAAAATGGATACGCCAGAATAATTGAGATTCCTATGAAATGAAGGATTCCAAAAACAATTACTCCTTGACCGATAAATATCCATGTGATAAGCGTTAAAAGCAAACCCCAGCCAAATATCCTCAAACCTCTCTTGATGTATTTGGGATACAAATTCCAGACATTTTCAGCATATTTTTTTGTTCGGGATATACTTATTGTCAAAGATATACCAACAAGCAAAATAAAAATTATCGCTGCACTTCTTCCCATAAACAGTAAAGAACCGGAATGCAGATTAAAATCATAGCCTCCAAAATAGTTCAGGTCATATAGAAAATGAAATACAACCATCAGGATGATTCCAATCCCGCGAAAAAAATCAAGTTCCCAGAATCGTTCAGATGGTCTGTTATTCATACGATTCTCCGTATAATACTTAAATTTTTAAGATTGTTTGCATGAATGGATAGTTAACTGGATTTGAAAATAGATGCCAGAGAGGTTTAAAAAGAAGTTATTTCTTTTTTTTATCAAACACCGACGGAAGATGAAGCGCGTAGGTTCCGTTTTCTTTTATCGCCATAATGATTTCTTTTCGTTCCATTATGGAACTTAAGTTCAATTCATATGAACCAGGACCCAGTATCCTAACAGATTCCACTCTGTCATCATCCTGCATCACACTTGATTTTTGTAATTTACTGGTTTTGGTTCCCAGTACCTCATTTACCTCTCTGACCAATTTTTCATCATTTGTAGATTCTGGTGCTTTATTATCTATAGAGGATTGTTCCTCGTTGGCTACTGATGTATCTGCTTGCGACTCATTACCTACATATAGGAACTTGTTCCATCCACAATTAGGACATCCGTTTAATATTACCGAATTACCATCTTCAAAAATTTGTTCACATTTAGTACATTTGTGAGGCATCCATTCACCTATTTTTATTATGGATGGATACATATATTTAAATATTGGTCATTCTTCCAGATACTTCCCAATCAGAGGTTCAAGTTTGCGTTTTGTATCATAAGGTACCATGTTATGGTTTGTAATTATTGCACCTTCAAGAGCATTTTTGCATACACAGTCCCTTTCAAGCGGTATTTTTTCAATAGCATCGCTTACAATATCCTTTACTGCATTCACATTCTTTCTGGTGTTTTCAATCACTGTAGCAATATCTACGTCCTGTTCTTTCCAAACATCGTAATCAGTTACTGTAGCAATCATTGTGTAACAGATTTCAGCTTCTCTTGCAAGTTTTACTTCAGGCAACGCAGTCATACCGATAACATCAAACCCAAGAGATTGATACACACTGGATTCCGCCCGGGTAGAAAACTGAGGACCCTCTATACAGACATATGTGCCGCTATCATGTACATTGTAACCTTTTGAACGAGCTATATCGGTTATAGTTTCGGATAGTTCCGGACAGAATGGGTCGGCAAATCCTGCATGTACAACAATACCTTCCTCAAAAAATGTGCTGGTTCTTGATTTTGTTCTATCGTATATCTGGTTTGGTATTACAAGATCCAGTGGTGATATTTCATTCTTCAAACTCCCCACTGCAGATGCTGATATTATACGTTTTACTCCCAGTTTTTTCAGCGCAAATATGTTGGCTCTGGAATTTAATTGTGTGGGAGATATACGATGTCCTGCATCATGCCGCGGCAGGAAACAGACTGTTCTGTCTCCATATTCTCCTATCGTAATTTCATCGGATGGTTTACCAAACGGTGTATCTATATCTACCTGCCTTACATTGTCAAACCAGCTTAGGTCATAAATACCACTGCCGCCGATTATTGCTATGTCTGCTTTTTCATCCATATGTACACCTCTTTATTATTCTACAGGTTTCCATAGTGTTTTACCCTTTGCCTGCATGGATGATACTTTACCAAGCCGTTCCATTTCCTCCATTATCTCATTTAAGCGACCTGGCTGTGCAATTTCAAAGGATACAGGTTCAATAGAGTAATATTTGTAAAGACCTTGTTTCAGTGTTTTTATATCCCAGAGCTGTTCACTTTCATCTTTCATAAGAGTTGAAATGATATTAATCATATCTTCCATGAAGTTCCAGGGGAATACTATCCATGCCCATTCATCAATGTATTCACTCCAGTAATCCGGTTCCATCTGGGACGTGTACAGATATTGTAGGGTGGCGGTTTTTACTTCATTGGGATTCTGTTCAAGGACATGTTCCTTTGCATACTTCATACTCTCGCCGGTATCTATAATATCATCAACAATTAAAACATTTTTATCTACTACTGCATCTGAAGATAGAGGGTATTTTATCTGGGCTCCCTCACCAGATATAGCTGCTGTACCGGTATAATGCTCCACTTTCAGGCTTGTAAGGTCATCAAGTCCGAGAAAATCACATAATACACGCCCTGCAAACCATCCTCCACGAGCATGAGCAATTATTATATCGGGCTGAAATTCTGATTTTTTTATCTCGGTGGATACATCCCTGCAAAGATTGTAGATATATTCCCAGTTTGTTATAACGCATTTGAATTTATCATTTGATTCCAAATAAAAATCTCCTTTATGTTTGATAATTACATCTAGATGATTTTTAGACCTGTTAACAATACTGATTTTATATTTTCACCAACATATTTTATATTTATTTATTTGATTTTGTTACTTAAATGAGTATTAACATATTTAACCCTTAATAATCGTCCCGTATAGCATGCTAATGGCTTGTGCAGACGTAAGTTTTATAAATAAAGAAACCATTGGGATGGTCTGCTTACTTCACTCACAAACAAAATATAGCGGGGTGGGGTAGCCAGGAGATCCCGACGGGCTCATAACCCGTAGATCGGTGGTTCGAATCCATCCCCCGCTACTTAATTACTTTTTTTATATTGGTTTTTTCAAAAGATTAATAAAACTGTACAGGTTTTAATGTAATAATAAAGAAACTTCATGGGGACGATTTTTAAATGGTGATGGATAAACTTGGAAGTTCCTTGCAGGACGCCCTTAAAAAACTGGTAAATTCCGGGCGTATTGATGAAAAAAGTGTAAATGATGTAGTAAAAGATATTCAGAGGGCATTACTGCAGGCTGATGTTAACGTACAGCTTGTCATGAATATGTCAAAACAGATTAAAGAGCGTGCCCTCAAGGAAGAAGTGCCCTCCGGGATGAACCCCAGAGAACATGTTATCAGAATTGTTTACCAGGAACTTATAAACATTATTGGAGAAGGTACTGAAATAAACCTTGAACCCCAAACCATAATGATGATAGGTTTGCAGGGTAGTGGTAAAACCACCACAACCTCAAAACTTGCAAGATACTTCCAAAAAAAGGGACTAAAACCCGCCGTAATCTGTGCCGATACATTCAGACCCGGTGCATATCACCAGTTAAAATCGTTATGTGATAAAAACAGCATCCCGTTTTATGGTGAAGAAGGAAACGAAGATTCTCTCGGAATTGTAGAGAGAGGGATGGACAAACTTGGAAAATACGATGTACTGATTATAGATACAGCCGGTCGTCACTCTCTCGAACAGGACCTTATTGAAGAGATGGAACAGATAAACTCCATCGCAAAACCGGATAAAAAATTGCTGGTTCTTGATGCCGCTATAGGACAGCAGGCAAGTGAACAGGCAAGAGCCTTTAATGAATCAATAGGCATATCAGGTGTTGTTATTACAAAACTTGATGGTACTGCAAAAGGTGGAGGAGCTCTCTCTGCAGTATCCGAAACGAATTCATCTATTGCATTCATAGGTGTTGGCGAGACAAGTGGTGACCTTGAAAAATTCGAACCCGACCGTTTTATATCCCGTTTGCTTGGAATGGGCGACATTCGAAGCCTTATAGAAAAAGCTGAAGAGTCATTGAGTGAAGAGGAACTTGATGTTGAATCGATGATGCAGGGTCGGTTTACACTGAAAGATATGTACAAACAGCTTGAAGCTGTAAACAAAATGGGACCCCTTAAACAGGTTATGCAGATGATGCCCGGCGGAATGGGACAAAACATATCCGAAGAGCAATTCCAAGTCACCAGTGAAAAGTTATCACGTTACAGAATCATAATGGATTCAATGACAGTAGACGAAATGGACGACCCCAAACTCATCGGAAGTTCCCGTATCAAAAGAATATCAAGAGGTTCTGGAAGCAAACCCGATGATGTAAGAGAACTTCTGAAATATCACAAAACAATGCAAAATGCCATGAAAAATTTCCGCGGTGCAGGGAAATTTAATATGAAAAAGATGATGAAAAAGTTTGGAATGCAGTAATTAGTATTCCAGACTTGGTTTAATATTTTTAATATTTAGTAATTATCACAGATTTCAAGGAAATTAAGGAACAGTTCTTCTCCTTTTTCTGTATGTGCTACTTCCGGGTGCCACTGTACTCCATATATAGGCCTTTCTGGATGTTTCATGGCTTCGGTTTCACAGTATTGTGAGCGCGCAAGTTTAAGGAAATTGTCAGGCATCCGGGTTACCTCATCTGCATGAGATGCCCATGTGGAGATACTGGAACCAAATCCCTTTAAAATATCGTTCTTTTCGATTATTTCCACATCTATGGATGCATAACCACCATGGTTTCCAGTACCGTACTCACCACCGAAAGTCTTTGCTATAAGCTGGTGTCCGAGACATATTCCAAGAATGGGCACATCAATATTTTCTACATACTCTCTACAATTGCCAATTCTGTCCATTGTGGGTCCACCACTTAAAATCAGACCCTGTGGTTCTTCTTCAAGTATTTCATCCACTGAAAGGGTATTTGATACAATTTTTGTATCCATATCAAGGTCTCTAACTGTTCTATGAATAAGGTGGCAGAATTGTCCGTGGTTATTCACAACAAGAATCTTTAATTCTTCCATGATATTCGTTCCAGAGGTAATGGTGGTTTATTAATTTTATGCTGGTTATTTTCATTTGAAACTACAGAAAAATTTTAAATATTAAAACCGTGTTATAGTGTGACATAGTAGCACAAAAGTAGTTAGTAAATTTAATTGACAAGATAAAATAAATGGTGAACAGGGATTAGAAATGACTGAAATTGGCAAAAATATACGAATTGAAAGGATAATGGACAGAGAGAGCAGAAACATGGTCATTATACCAATGGATCATGGTATAACTGTTGGACCCATAAAGGGGCTATCAAATATCAGTGATTCGATAAACAAAGTTGCAAAAGGGGGTGCAAATGCAGTCCTGATGCAAAAAGGGATGGTCACCCACGGACATAGAGGATACGGACTTGATGTAGGACTTATAGTACATATGAGTGCTTCCACATCGCTTGGACCTGACCCTAATGATAAAGTTCTTACATGCACTGTAGAAGAAGCCGTTAAGATGGGTGCGGATGCTGTATCCATACACGTAAACATCGGTTCTGAAACCGAAGCCGACCAGTTGAAAAAGCTGGGACATGTTGCCAAACAGTGCGATAGATGGGGTATGCCACTTTTGTCCATGATGTATCCAAGAGGTAAAAACATCCAGAATTCAAATGACCCTGAACTGGTTGCTCACGTTGCAAGGGTAGGAGCTGAACTCGGTTCTGATGTTATAAAAACAAACTATACCGGTGACCCGGAATCATTCAAAGATGTTGTTAAAGGATGTCCAGTACCAGTAATAACTGCAGGTGGACCTAAAACTGAAACCGACCGTGAGTTCCTGGAAATGATACGCGGTTCCATGGAAGCCGGTGCAAGAGGTGTCGCTATAGGGAGAAATACTTTCCAGCATGATGACCCTGTCAATATGACAAGAGCCATAACTGAAATAGTGCATAAAAACAAATCAGTAGATGAAGCACTGGAAATGCTCAAATGATTTCGAAAATATAAAATCAGTTTAAATCCATAGGCCAATCATGAGCGATAAAAACAAATCCATCTGGATAAAAGCGGATAAAGGCAACTGGGAAAACCGTAAAAACAAGATTATCAACGGACTTGAATCCGGTGCAGATTGTGTTCTTGTCAATTCTGAAGATGTTGACAAGGTCAGGAAACTGGGTAATATTAATGTTGCAGCGTTTGGTGATTCAACATCAAATGCTGATATAGTGGTTGTCGGAAAAGGAGGAGAAGGAGACGGTACAAAACCACTACCATCTGATTTTTCCGGTTCATGGGACATAACAACCATAAATCAGCTTAAAGAGAATGGTAAAAAAGTTGCAGGTTATGTGGTAATCAAAAACAAAGATTACGAAAATTTTGCAGTGGAACTGGGAGAAATCTGCGACTATGTTATCACCATCGGAATAGACTGGCAGGTAATACCGCTTGAAAATCTGATTGCAAAACTTCAGGACAAAGAAGTTCAGATAATATCAGGAGTGAAAACTTCTGAAGAAGCAAATATTGCTCTGGAAACTCTTGAACACGGTTCTGACGGGGTACTTCTTGATTCGGATGATCCGAATACAATCAAAGAAACTGTAGGAATTGCTGAAAAATCACAAATTTCAAAGACCGAACTTACACCTGCAGTAATAACCCGGATAGAACCGGTTGGCATGGGCGATAGAGTATGTGTGGACACGTGTAACCTGATGCAGAGAGGAGAAGGAATGCTTGTTGGTTCACAATCAAAAGGTCTTTTCCTTGTTCATTCAGAATCTGAAGAGAGTCCCTATGTTGCTTCACGCCCATTCAGGGTTAATGCCGGTGCAGTTCATGCTTATGTACAGGTAGGCGAAAAAACCAGATATCTATCAGAACTTGAATCGGGTGATGAAGTCACTATTGTAGATGCTGACGGGAAACAAAAAACAGGCATTGTCGGCAGAGTAAAAATAGAAAGAAGACCCCTGATGCTTGTAGAAGCTGAAGCAGACGGTGCGGTTATAAGAACAATTCTGCAAAATGCCGAAACCATAAAACTTGTGAACAGTGATAAAAACCCGGTATCAGTTTCTGACCTGAAAAAAGGTGATGAAATACTTGTACATCTTGAAAAAGGTGCAAGACATTTTGGTACTAAAGTAAACGAAACTATCATTGAAAAATAATACTGTAGTTGGGGTCTAATGAATGGGAAATTTATAGGAGAAATAAATCTGCTGAATAAAACAGGTGTTGTTGCATCTATAAGCGATGACCCGGTGAATTCATCAATAGCTGCAAATCAACTTGGAGCTGATATACTGGAACTCAGGTTCGATTTGCTGGGTATTCAAACACCTGAAGACGCATGGAATATTATAGAAAAAATTAGGAACAAAGTAAATTTGCCATTTATCGCAACTCTGAGGTCTGGACAAGAAGGAGGTGACTGGCAGGGTACAGAAAAGGACAGGATCAAACTTCTTCTGGATATCATCCCGTCTGTAGATGCTGTGGATATTGAGCTGTCAGCACCCGAAAAAAACTGGATAATAAAAAGTGCCGCAAATACCGATGTAAATGTTATTGTTTCATCTCATTGTTTTACATCCACCCCCTCTGTTAAAGAGATGAAATCAATACTTGACAATTGCCATAATAGTGGTGCAGATATTGCTAAACTGGCAGTTATGCCGAAATCATCACAGGATGTTTTAAACCTATTACAAGTCACCTCTGACTCAACAAAACCTGTATCCACCATTGCCATGGGTGAAATTGGAAAGCATTCAAGGATAATATCTCCTTGTTATGGTTCTGTTTTAACCTATGGTTCTGTTACAGGTGCTGTTGCCCCCGGACAATTGAGAGTAGATAAACTAAAAGAATTCATGGAGTTGGTTTTATGAAAACTGTTTTTGGTGTTTTTGGCGACCCTGTGGAACATTCTCTGTCCCCTGACATGCACAATGCTGCATTTTCAGAACTTGGAATGGATAGTATATACCATGCGTTCAGAGTTGACAAAAAATCGCTTGAATATGCCCTTAATGGAGCCAATGCTATGGGTTTTGGCGGAGTTAATATTACTGTACCCCTGAAACAGGAAGCGCTTAAATTTGTTAATACCGACCCACTGGCTTCAAAAATCGGTGCAGTTAATACAATCGATTTCAGGAATGAAAATGATATGATTGGCTATAACACCGATGGAGTTGGAGCCAGACGTGCAATTGCAGATGCTGGTGTGGACGTAAAAAACAAAAACATACTAATTCTTGGTGCAGGTGGTGCTTCCAGAGCAATATGTTTCCAGTTTGCAAATGATGGTGCAGATTTAATAATCGCCAACCGTACAGAAAGTAAAGCCTTAGAACTTGCCGAAGATGTAAAAAGCGTGGGTAATGCCAGGGGGATTGGATTTTCAAATTTGGAAGAGTTGATTGCAGAATCCGATATCCTCATAAATACAACCACTGTTGGAATGCATCCTAATACTAAAGATACCATCATAACCAGCGAACATATGCACTCTGGACTTGTTGTATTTGATATTGTATACAATCCACTGGAAACCCGGCTTTTAAAAGAAGCAAAATCTGCAGGTGCTATACCCGTGAACGGATTGATGATGTTTGTATATCAGGGTGCAGAAGCTTTTAAAATCTGGACAGGTGAGAATCCACCGATAGAGGTCATGAAAAATACAGTTTTGGAGGAGCTTAAAAGTTGAACAATAGCATCCTGATAATCGGTGGTACCGGAGAGATGGGGCAATGGTTTGCAAAATTCTTCAAAAGAGAAGGATTTGAAGTTACATTATGGGGTAGTAGTCAGCGTGTGGATATAGCGGATAAACTTGGAGTGAATTTTGCCTCTGACCTTGACAATGCTATTGAAAAAAGCGATATAGTTATCGTTTCAGTCCCCATTGATATCACGGAAAAAGTTATTTCAGAAACTGCTCCAAAAATGAAACCAGGTAGTTTGTTGATGGATTTTACATCCATAAAGACAAAGCCTGTTGAAGCCATGGAAAAATATGCACCCGAAAATGTCGAAATTCTTGGCACACATCCAATGTTTGGTCCATCCATACCCAGCCTATACGGTCAGATTGTAATAATGACACCGATATCCGGAAGATGTGACAATTGGTTTCCGGTTGTTAAATCTGTTTTTGAAAACAACGGTGCTCATATAGA is part of the Methanohalobium evestigatum Z-7303 genome and encodes:
- the dapB gene encoding 4-hydroxy-tetrahydrodipicolinate reductase, with protein sequence MIKAAVSGAYGRMGKMLIDNIVNSDDFELSAAFDIFNIGNDAGELSGVGTVGVPISDPENMGEILADTNTDVMIDFTAPDATVQNVTAASENGVNLVIGTTGFTEEQRNTIEQFIMKNNNSAVIAPNYSVGVNVFFKMIKEMSRYLSDYDVEVLEAHHNNKKDAPSGTALKAADVISETLGGKKYVYGRQGHAPRGDEIGIHAVRGGDIVGEHTVLFAGEGERMEIKHQAGSRQAFAGGAIKAARWITGAKPGIYTMEDVLGF
- the dapA gene encoding 4-hydroxy-tetrahydrodipicolinate synthase, yielding MFEGVMPALITPFNEDDSVNIQGFKDNISYVEKGGVSGVVACGTTGESATLSTSEHKELIDIAVECANVPVVAGTGSNNTAEALELTRFAEDAGADGALLISPYYNKPNNAGLINHFKTVAENVNIPIILYNVPSRTGQDMPLEVIQELSKVDNIVAIKDACGDLAKMSHMIENTADENFTVISGEDPLTLPILSIGGEGVISVTANIIPDKMVKLVNAARENDIKTARQVHYEIAPVIRAMFTETNPIPVKRAAELVGLAGGHLRLPLAQLSNDNEHILTDALKTLGCLK
- a CDS encoding 30S ribosomal protein S17e; its protein translation is MGNIRQTNIKNISERLINNYQNVFSKDFEKNKHLVTKYSTIKSKVIRNRVAGYITRRMSLKTTITE
- the dinB gene encoding DNA polymerase IV, with the protein product MDDTSNGIKFHIDMDSFYSSVEVRENPELQGFPVIVGSDPKNGTGRGVVSTCSYEARKYGISSAMPVSKAYRLCPHAVFLPVNMELYKQVSSRVMNIIKKFSDKFEQVSVDEAYLEIGKTVGNYEDAVRYAQQIKDKIYNYEKLTCSIGIAPNKTIAKIASDFKKPDGLTAIKPEEVENFLSPLPVSKIPGVGKKTNEALDNLGVKTIGDLKNFDVQVLIGKFGKSGLRMYQIAKGIDNREVEEQTEVKSISKEDTFDEDIADPITAEEIIDILSDEVHNSLVKKKYLFKTVTLKLRLDDFTTCTRSKTFVSYRSEAGVIKKESKELMNQFIKNNGNCKFRLLGVEVSKLFKIKDGQTMITDFL
- a CDS encoding DUF1624 domain-containing protein; its protein translation is MNNRPSERFWELDFFRGIGIILMVVFHFLYDLNYFGGYDFNLHSGSLLFMGRSAAIIFILLVGISLTISISRTKKYAENVWNLYPKYIKRGLRIFGWGLLLTLITWIFIGQGVIVFGILHFIGISIILAYPFLRFKSMNLVLGLLFILLGSYLQTFSVDFPWFLWLGFVPEGFYTFDYFPIFPWFGVILIGIFTGNLLYPNYTRKFSIMDLSRKYPINMFCLMGRYSLFIYLIHQPFLIIILYLLGFLGTSTITI
- a CDS encoding Zn-ribbon domain-containing protein codes for the protein MPHKCTKCEQIFEDGNSVILNGCPNCGWNKFLYVGNESQADTSVANEEQSSIDNKAPESTNDEKLVREVNEVLGTKTSKLQKSSVMQDDDRVESVRILGPGSYELNLSSIMERKEIIMAIKENGTYALHLPSVFDKKKK
- the mtnP gene encoding S-methyl-5'-thioadenosine phosphorylase, translated to MDEKADIAIIGGSGIYDLSWFDNVRQVDIDTPFGKPSDEITIGEYGDRTVCFLPRHDAGHRISPTQLNSRANIFALKKLGVKRIISASAVGSLKNEISPLDLVIPNQIYDRTKSRTSTFFEEGIVVHAGFADPFCPELSETITDIARSKGYNVHDSGTYVCIEGPQFSTRAESSVYQSLGFDVIGMTALPEVKLAREAEICYTMIATVTDYDVWKEQDVDIATVIENTRKNVNAVKDIVSDAIEKIPLERDCVCKNALEGAIITNHNMVPYDTKRKLEPLIGKYLEE
- a CDS encoding phosphoribosyltransferase → MESNDKFKCVITNWEYIYNLCRDVSTEIKKSEFQPDIIIAHARGGWFAGRVLCDFLGLDDLTSLKVEHYTGTAAISGEGAQIKYPLSSDAVVDKNVLIVDDIIDTGESMKYAKEHVLEQNPNEVKTATLQYLYTSQMEPDYWSEYIDEWAWIVFPWNFMEDMINIISTLMKDESEQLWDIKTLKQGLYKYYSIEPVSFEIAQPGRLNEIMEEMERLGKVSSMQAKGKTLWKPVE
- a CDS encoding signal recognition particle protein Srp54, which translates into the protein MVMDKLGSSLQDALKKLVNSGRIDEKSVNDVVKDIQRALLQADVNVQLVMNMSKQIKERALKEEVPSGMNPREHVIRIVYQELINIIGEGTEINLEPQTIMMIGLQGSGKTTTTSKLARYFQKKGLKPAVICADTFRPGAYHQLKSLCDKNSIPFYGEEGNEDSLGIVERGMDKLGKYDVLIIDTAGRHSLEQDLIEEMEQINSIAKPDKKLLVLDAAIGQQASEQARAFNESIGISGVVITKLDGTAKGGGALSAVSETNSSIAFIGVGETSGDLEKFEPDRFISRLLGMGDIRSLIEKAEESLSEEELDVESMMQGRFTLKDMYKQLEAVNKMGPLKQVMQMMPGGMGQNISEEQFQVTSEKLSRYRIIMDSMTVDEMDDPKLIGSSRIKRISRGSGSKPDDVRELLKYHKTMQNAMKNFRGAGKFNMKKMMKKFGMQ
- a CDS encoding GMP synthase subunit A; protein product: MEELKILVVNNHGQFCHLIHRTVRDLDMDTKIVSNTLSVDEILEEEPQGLILSGGPTMDRIGNCREYVENIDVPILGICLGHQLIAKTFGGEYGTGNHGGYASIDVEIIEKNDILKGFGSSISTWASHADEVTRMPDNFLKLARSQYCETEAMKHPERPIYGVQWHPEVAHTEKGEELFLNFLEICDNY